A stretch of Saccharomyces cerevisiae S288C chromosome IV, complete sequence DNA encodes these proteins:
- the GIN4 gene encoding protein kinase GIN4 (Protein kinase involved in bud growth and assembly of the septin ring; proposed to have kinase-dependent and kinase-independent activities; negatively regulates Fpk1p kinase that stimulates phospholipid flippases Dnf1p and Dnf2p; undergoes autophosphorylation; similar to Hsl1p; GIN4 has a paralog, KCC4, that arose from the whole genome duplication): MAINGNSIPAIKDNTIGPWKLGETLGLGSTGKVQLARNGSTGQEAAVKVISKAVFNTGNVSGTSIVGSTTPDALPYGIEREIIIMKLLNHPNVLRLYDVWETNTDLYLVLEYAEKGELFNLLVERGPLPEHEAIRFFRQIIIGVSYCHALGIVHRDLKPENLLLDHKYNIKIADFGMAALETEGKLLETSCGSPHYAAPEIVSGIPYQGFASDVWSCGVILFALLTGRLPFDEEDGNIRTLLLKVQKGEFEMPSDDEISREAQDLIRKILTVDPERRIKTRDILKHPLLQKYPSIRDSKSIRGLPREDTYLTPLSESNSSIDATILQNLVILWHGRDPEGIKEKLREPGANAEKTLYALLYRFKCDTQKELIKQQQVKKRQSISSVSVSPSKKVSTTPQRRRNRESLISVTSSRKKPISFNKFTASSASSSNLTTPGSSKRLSKNFSSKKKLSTIVNQSSPTPASRNKRASVINVEKNQKRASIFSTTKKNKRSSRSIKRMSLIPSMKRESVTTKLMSTYAKLAEDDDWEYIEKETKRTSSNFATLIDEIFEYEKYEQIRKEKEELERKVREAKAREELERRRRKQEEKERARKLLEKEDLKRKQEELKKQIEIDISDLEQELSKHKEEKLDGNIRSISAPMENEEKNINHLEVDIDNILRRRNFSLQTRPVSRLDPGIMFSSPTEEVSPVEPKRTENERLTTEKKILETIRRSKFLGSSFNIDKELKLSKMEYPSIIAPQRLSEERVVSDSNDGYESLILPKDGNGVSQLKDSTATTAPVSDGRLRKISEIRVPQFTRKSRHFSESNKRLSVLSMYSTKESFTNLVDILKNGNLDVNNQQSQRIPTPRSADDSEFLFETVNEEAEYTGNSSNDERLYDVGDSTIKDKSALKLNFADRFNGSNEAKQTDNLHLPILPPLNGDNELRKQNSQEGDQAHPKIKSMIPESGSSSHTEKEEENEEKEEKKPEQHKQEEDQEKREKVVDDMEPPLNKSVQKIREKNAGSQAKDHSKDHLKEHKQDKNTAIGNGSFFRKFSKSSDKTMELYAKISAKQLFNGLEKLLRGWTQYGLKNIKSHPNNLTLTGKLSSDNIFSLRSTLFEVNIYPRGKMSVVQFKKVSGSFKAVKKLVNEVENVLNKEGVLQK; this comes from the coding sequence ATGGCAATCAATGGTAACAGTATTCCTGCCATAAAGGATAATACCATCGGTCCATGGAAACTAGGTGAAACTCTCGGTCTAGGGAGCACTGGTAAAGTCCAGCTTGCTCGTAATGGATCCACAGGACAAGAGGCGGCAGTTAAGGTAATATCAAAAGCAGTATTCAATACCGGTAATGTCAGCGGTACTTCGATTGTTGGCTCCACCACCCCAGATGCTCTACCATATGGTATAGAACGCGAAATAATCATTATGAAGTTGTTAAACCACCCAAATGTGTTACGTTTATATGATGTCTGGGAAACAAATACAGATTTATACCTTGTTTTAGAATACGCGGAGAAAGGTGAGTTGTTCAACTTATTGGTTGAGAGAGGTCCTCTGCCAGAGCATGAAGCTATCAGGTTTTTTAGACAAATTATTATTGGTGTGTCGTACTGTCATGCGTTGGGTATTGTCCATCGTGATCTAAAACCGGAAAATCTATTATTAGATCATAAATATAACATCAAGATTGCAGATTTTGGTATGGCTGCTTTGGAAACTGAAGGAAAGCTACTGGAGACGTCGTGCGGATCACCACATTATGCTGCACCAGAAATTGTATCTGGTATACCGTATCAAGGTTTCGCAAGTGATGTGTGGTCATGCGGTGTGATCCTATTCGCCCTTCTTACTGGTCGGTTACCCTTTGACGAGGAAGATGGAAATATAAGAACACTATTACTTAAAGTTCAAAAAGGTGAGTTCGAAATGCcttctgatgatgaaatttcGCGTGAAGCTCAGGATTTGATTAGAAAAATCTTAACCGTTGATCCTGAAAGAAGAATCAAGACCAGAGATATACTCAAACATCCGctattacaaaaatatcCAAGTATAAGAGATTCTAAAAGTATTAGAGGCTTACCAAGAGAAGACACATATCTCACGCCATTATCAGAAAGTAATTCTTCTATTGACGCTACgattttgcaaaatttaGTAATATTATGGCATGGAAGAGATCCTGAAGGAATTAAGGAAAAACTAAGAGAACCTGGCGCTAATGCAGAAAAGACATTATATGCACTACTGTATAGATTTAAGTGTGACACTCAAAAAGAGCTTATTAAGCAACAGCAAGTTAAGAAGAGGCAGTCAATTAGTAGCGTTTCTGTTTCCCCATCTAAAAAAGTATCGACAACTCCACAACGCAGAAGAAATAGAGAATCTTTAATTAGTGTAACATCTTCTCGTAAAAAGCCAATATCCTTCAACAAATTCACTGCCTCCAGTGCCTCCTCCAGCAATCTAACTACACCCGGTTCTTCAAAACGCCTTTCAAAAAACTTctcttcaaagaagaaattatcTACAATCGTTAACCAATCTTCTCCAACACCAGCATCACGTAATAAAAGAGCTTCGGTTATAAATGTGGAAAAGAATCAAAAAAGAGCCTCTATCTTTTCTACtaccaagaagaacaaaagatCTTCTAGATCTATCAAGAGAATGTCATTGATACCAAGCATGAAACGTGAATCGGTGACAACAAAATTAATGTCAACATATGCGAAATTGGCAGAGGATGACGATTGGGAATACATTGAGAAGGAAACAAAGAGAACGAGCTCAAATTTTGCAACTTTGAtagatgaaatttttgagtACGAAAAGTACGAACAAATAAGGAAAGAGAAGGAAGAGCTAGAACGTAAAGTGAGAGAAGCAAAAGCACGTGAAGAGCTGGAACGTAGAAGACgtaaacaagaagaaaaagaacgtGCAAGAAAATTactagaaaaggaagatctgaaaagaaaacaggAGGAACTCAAGAAgcaaattgaaattgatatAAGTGATCTAGAGCAAGAGCTGTCCAAACACAAAGAGGAAAAACTGGATGGTAATATTAGATCTATCTCTGCTCCTatggaaaatgaagagaaaaatatcaatcATTTGGAGGTTGATATTGACAATATTCTCCGTCGCCGCAACTTTTCTTTACAAACTAGACCTGTGTCAAGGCTTGATCCGGGTATAATGTTCTCCAGTCCAACTGAGGAAGTAAGTCCAGTGGAACCAAAGAGaacagaaaatgaaagacttacaacagaaaagaaaattttagaaactATCAGAAGATCAAAATTCTTGGGTTCATCATTTAATATCGATAAAGAGTTGAAATTGTCTAAAATGGAATATCCAAGTATAATTGCACCACAAAGATTGTCAGAGGAGCGAGTGGTGTCAGATTCTAATGATGGATATGAATCTTTGATCCTCCCGAAGGATGGGAATGGCGTATCTCAATTAAAGGATAGTACCGCAACAACTGCTCCCGTCTCTGATGGTAGGTTGAGGAAGATCTCTGAAATTAGAGTACCACAATTTACTAGAAAATCAAGGCATTTTAGTGAGTCCAATAAAAGGCTATCTGTCCTGTCGATGTACTCTACCAAGGAGTCGTTTACCAACTTGgttgatattttgaaaaacgGTAACCTTGATGTCAATAACCAACAAAGCCAAAGAATTCCAACACCAAGAAGTGCGGATGATTcagaatttctttttgaaactgTCAACGAAGAAGCTGAATATACAGGAAATAGTTCGAACGATGAGAGATTGTACGATGTCGGTGATTCCACTATCAAAGACAAATCCGCGTTAAAGCTGAACTTTGCAGATCGTTTTAATGGATCGAACGAAGCGAAACAAACTGATAACTTACATCTTCCGATCCTTCCTCCGCTTAATGGTGACAATGAATTGCGTAAACAGAATAGCCAAGAGGGTGACCAGGCACATCCAAAGATTAAATCGATGATACCAGAATCAGGCTCTTCTTCACATactgaaaaggaagaagaaaatgaggaaaaggaagagaaaaagcCAGAACAACACaaacaagaagaggatcaagaaaaaagagagaaagtAGTAGATGATATGGAGCCACCATTGAACAAATCTGTGCAAAAAATTagggaaaaaaatgctGGCTCGCAGGCAAAGGATCATTCAAAAGATCACTTAAAAGAGCATAAGCAGGATAAAAATACAGCAATTGGAAATGGTTCCTTCTTTAGAAAATTCTCAAAATCTTCGGACAAAACAATGGAATTGTATGCCAAGATTTCTGCAAAACAATTGTTTAATGGTTTAGAGAAGCTGTTGCGTGGTTGGACTCAGTATggtttaaaaaatataaaatcgCACCCCAACAATCTGACCTTAACGGGTAAACTATCGAGTGATAATATATTCTCACTACGTTCAACACTCTTTGAGGTTAATATTTATCCGAGAGGTAAGATGAGCGTTGTGCAGTTCAAGAAAGTTTCTGGTTCATTCAAAGCTGTCAAAAAGTTGGTCAATGAAGTTGAGAACGTCCTGAATAAGGAAGGCGTTCTACAAAAATAG